The DNA segment TCGTCGACGATGTCGGATTTCGAGAAGACCCCGACGAGGCGATCGGCCTCGATCACCGGAGCGCCGCTCACCCCGAGGGTCGCCAACGTCTGCGTGGCCTCGCCCAGGGTCGAGTCAGGGGACAGCGTGAGCACGCTCTCGGACATCAACTCGGCGACCTTCAGCATGGGCGAATCATCGCGCCTCGCGGGCTCATCGTCCACTCATCGTCCGCCGGGCCGGCAACGCGCGGTCCCTGAGGTCGCTTGGGGCTTGATTCTCTTCGTGATTCCGCCTTGGCGTCACGGTGAGGGTGGGCATCCGGACGGGCCACCGGTCGCCGTCAAGGCGCGGGGGGGCCGCCTCCGGGCGCGCCCTCCCGCCGCCGGCGCGCGCGAGAGGCCCGCGAGAAGAGAAAATAGAAGGGCAGCCCTGCGAGCAGGATCCCGAGACCGATCGCGCACTCCTGGGGACGACCGCGCACGAGCGAGGCCGCGATGGCCACGTTCGCCCCGACGTAGAGGAGCGGGATCACGGGATAGCCCCAGGCCTTGTAGGGCCTTGGAAGCAAGGGCTTTCTCACGCGCAGCATGTACAGCGCGAGCGTGTCGGCGATGGTGGCGAGCACGATCGCGAACGTGGTGTAGTCGAGCACCCGGAGGAAGCTCCGGAGCCCAAACACGAGCACGAGCGCGGTCGCCCCTTGCACGGCGATCGCCACACGGGGGGCGCCCGAGGGTGCGTGCACGCGGCCGGCCTGGCGGAACATCAGCCCATCGCGCGCCATCGCGTACGCGATGCGTGGGCCCACCAGGGTGTTCGCGTTCAGCGCGCCGAGCACCGAGCACAGAATGAGCACCGACAGGAACGTCCCGCCCCGCTCGCCGAACAGCGCGAGCGCCGTCGCGCGTCCGACCGCGTTCTCGCCCGCGAGCCGCGTCATGGGCAGCGTGGTCGCGTACGTCGCGTTGATGAGCAGGTAGATCACCGTGCAGACGCCGAGGCCGAGGAACAGCGAGCGCGGGAGCGTTCGCTCCACGTCCCGGATTTCGCTCGCCACGTACACCGAGGCGTTCCAGCCGAGGTAGGTGAAGAGCACCGGCGAGAGCGCCACGCCGAACGAGAGCGTGGGCGCTTCGGTGGAGGCGGCCGGCGGCGCTGCGGCGACCGCCGCGTGCCCGAGCACGAGGGGACCCGCGATCACGAGGCCCGCGAGCGCGAGCACCTTGATCACCGCCGTGACGTTGTTCACCGTCGCGCCCGCGCGGACACCGAGCGCGTTCACGGCCGACGTGAGCACCACGACCCCGCCGGCGAGCGCGTGCTTCGCGTAGGGGTGGATCGCCACGAGCCCCGCGACGCCGTTCGCGAAGCCGATGGCGAGGGTGGCTACCGTCCCCGCGTAGATCACGAAGAACGAGAGCCACCCGACGAGGAACCCCGCGAGGGGGTGATACGCCTCGCGCAGATACACGTAGTCGCCGCCCGCCTTCGGGAACATGGCGCCGAGCTCGGCGTTGGCCAGCGCCCCGGCGAGCGACAGGAGGCCGCCGACGAGCCACGCGGCGAAGAACCAGCCGCGGCTCGGCAGGGCCTGGGCCACGGCGCCGGGCGTGAAGAAGATGCCGACGCCGATGACCGAAGACACGACGAGCATCGTCGCGTCGAGGAGCCCGAGGGAGCGTTTCAGCTCCCCCCGCGCCTCCCCCCGCGCCTCGCCCCTCCCCGCGCCATGCGCCTCGGCGTCGCCGGGGTCGACGCCGAGCTCGCTCAAGAGTCGATCGCGATCGACAGCCTCTGACGGAGCGCGAAGTAGTCCTCGGAGGTGCTGAAGAGCACGAGCTCCTTCATGCGCTCCTTCACCGGCACGCTCGCGCCCTCTTCGTTCATGCGCAGGGTCTCCGCGCTGACCTGCAGGTCGTGCGCGAGCAGGAACCCCGCGCGGTCGGCGGTGTAGTCGACGGCGGCGACCCAGCGCTTCAGGTCGAGCGCGCCGCCCGCCTGCAGTAGCTTCGAGACGACGCTGCCGAGGACGTCGCGCTGGGCGCCGTGGAAGTCCTGGTTGATCGCGGCGAGGCACTCCTCGACCTGCGCCTGGAGGTCGGGGGTGACCGGGAACTGCGGCACGACGAGCTTGATCGCGGCGAAGAGCCAGGCCTTCAGGCCCGTGCCGGTCGGCACGAGCTGACGGACGTAGAAGCCGGCGCGGAGGTACGTGAGGTGGCGCCCCGCGAGGAACGCGAGCACCTGCGTGGGTGCGTTCAGCTCGAAGGCGGCGCGACCGAGCAGCACGGCCGGGGTCTGCGCGTGTACGAAGCCTAACGTGCTGGGATCATTGGGGTTCTGGAAGACCGTGGCGGGCGCGAGTCCGAGCACCCCCTGCACGTAGAACAGCGTCTGCGAGATGGGGTACGGGTGCAGCGACGTGTCGATCGCGTAGCGCGGATCGTAGCCGAGCGCCTCGAGGGTCTGGGTCCGCGCGCGGATGATGGTCGGCTGGATGAGCGTGAAGATGCGCGTGAGCAGCGGGTCGAGGTCGCCGTGGGTGAGGTGCCCCCAGTCGTCCTCACCGAGCGCCGCCTGCGCGGCGGCCGCGTTCTCGGCGCGGTGCTTCTTGAAGAAGCGCTCCTCGTCGGGCTCGGCGAGCTTGAGCACCGCGAGCGCCTGGCAGAGGCACCACGCGGGGTCGGGCTTCTTCGAGTCGGTGAAGAGCTTCCGCAGGAGCTTGTAACTCTCGACCCGGTAGGGGTTCTTCCTGAGGATTTGCGACTGCGCGCGCACGGCCTTGTCGAGGTACTGCGCGGGATCCGACGCGTAGAGCTCGGCGAGGCGCTCGCCGCGGGTCTTGTCGTCCGGATCGAACGCTTGCGCCGCTTCGAAGGCGTCGATCGCCAGCTCGGGCTCGTTCAGGTGCTCGTGGTAGAGGCGCCCCAACTCGTCAAGGATCCTGACGATCGCGCCGCGGTCGGCGGCGTCCTTCGCCGCGTCGAGCTGCGACTTGAGCATGCGCTCCACGTGCACGTGGTCGCCCTTCTCGCGGTAGAGCTCGACGAGCTCCTCCGCCGCCTTGGCGACGCCCGGGTCGAACTTGAGCGCTCGCTCGAAGAACTCGATGGCTTGATCGAGGTTCTTGACCTGTCGCCGCGCGATGGTGGCCGCGGTGTGCATGTACTTCGCGCGCTGCTTGGCGTCGTCGACGAAGTCGGCGAGGCGCGTGACGACGTCGATGAGCTTCTCCCAGTTCTGCTCCTCGGAGTAGAGCTGCATGAGCTTGGTGAGGAGCTTGCGGTCGTCGGGCCGCTCCTCGAGGGCCGCGACGTAGTTCTTCTGTGCGGAGCCGCGGTCCTGGAGCTTCTGGAACTGGATGTCGCCGATCTCGAGGAGGAGGTCGAAGCGCTCGGTGCCGAGGGCCACCTCGACGCGGCGCCTGCGCACGGCCACGGCCTCGGTCCAGTTCTCCTGAGCGTCGAACAGCTTCGCGAGCGCGCGCGAGGGGCGCGGGTTCGAGGGGTCGAGGTCTGCGGCCTCGCGGAGCGGCGCCTCGGCGGCCGTGAGATCGCCGCTGCGACGGGCGCTCTCGCCTAGGTGATAGAGCGCCTCGGCCCGCTCGGTGCCCACGAGCTTGTGCCCGTAGCGCGAGAGCAGATCCTCGTGCATCTGGTAGGCCGACTGCGGATCGCCGTACTCGAACAGCGCGGTCGCGGCGCGCGACAGCGGCTCGACCTCGCCTTGCGCCTGCGCCTTCAACGCCTCGATGGCCGAGAGGAGCCGCGGGTTCGTCATGGAGGGCGGCGCCACCGACTTGATCGACGACAGGCTGCCGGCCTCGCCCGTAGCAGGCGGCGGGATCGACGGGCGCGACGCCTGCGCGGGGCGGTTGGTCTTGCCGAACGCCTCGATGAAGCGCACGAGGACGCGCACCGCCTCCTCGCGCGAGAGCACCTGGGTGCGGGTGACGAGCGACTCGTAGAGCTTCGAGGCCTCGAGCATGCGATCGCCGTCGAAGGCGAGGTCGCCGAGCACGAGGAGCGCCTCGGCGTTGGAGCCGTCGAGCTCGACGGCCTTCTTCGCGGCGGCGCTGGCGTCGTCCTTGCCGCGAGGCCCCTGGCTCATGAGCACCTTCGCGAGCTCGGAGTGGAGCCGCGCCTTCGCGAGGTTGCCCTCGGCGAACTGGAGCTCCTTCTCGATGAGGTCGACCACGCTCTTCGTGTCGCCGCGCTCGGTGTACGCCTTGCGCAGGTTCGACGCGGCGCCCGCGTCCTTTGGGTTCGCCTGGAGGGCGAGCTTGTAGCGCTCGATGGCGCCGTCCTTGTCGCCTCGGGCCTCGAGCAGCCTGCCCGCGCGCATCCACTGCTCGGCCCGCGCTTCGGGGGTGTCTGCCTTGATGGCGAGGGTCTCGATCGCGCTGAGCGCCGCGTGCGCGTCGCCCGACAGTTCGCGCAGGTGCGCGATCGCCTCGAGCGCGCCAGCGTGGTCCGGCTTGAGCGCCAGCGCGGCCTCGTAGACCTTCGTGGCGCGCTCGGGCGAGCCCACCTGCTCGGCCAGCGTCCGCGCCTTCGCGACGAGGATCTCGACCTTGCGCGCCTGGTCGGTCGTGCTCGCGGCGTGCTTCTCGTAGATGCCGACCACGCGCTCCCACTTGTCGAGCGCGCGGTAGTGCCGGGCGAGCGCCGTGAGTGCGCCGTCGTTCGTCCCGTCGATGAGGAGGATGTCCTCGAGGCACTCGGCCGCCTTCGCGTGGTCGAGGAACTCCTCGTCGTGTAGCGCGGACATCCGCTCGAGAATGTTGATCTTTTGGCGCGGCGTCGCGGCCACGTGGATCTGCCGTTCGAGCACGTCGAGCAGCTCGCGGTAGCGGCCCGTGCGGCTGAAGATGCGATCGAGGCCCTTCAGCGCGGTGAGGCTCGTCGGGTCGAGCGCGAGCACGGCCTCGAACTGCCGCGTCGCCTCCGGGAGGTTCGAGAGGTGGTCCTCGTAAACCTCGGCGACCTTGCAGAGGGCCTCGGCCTTGTCACGGCCCCGCCGCGCCTCGGCGCGCGCGGCGAGGATGCGCACGAAGGTCTGGAAGTCTCCGGTGCGCTCCGCGATGCGCCCGAGGGCGTCGCTCGCGCGGACGTGGCCGGGGTCGTCGGCGAGCACCGCGGAGAAGATGTCGCTCGCGCGCTTCGTGTCGGAGAGCTTGGTCTCGAGCAGCTCCGCCGCCTCGACGCGCAGGTCGCGCGACTTCGGGGTGCTGGTCGCGGAGTCGGCCCGCGCGATGAGGAGTGCGGTGAG comes from the Myxococcales bacterium genome and includes:
- a CDS encoding amino acid permease encodes the protein MSELGVDPGDAEAHGAGRGEARGEARGELKRSLGLLDATMLVVSSVIGVGIFFTPGAVAQALPSRGWFFAAWLVGGLLSLAGALANAELGAMFPKAGGDYVYLREAYHPLAGFLVGWLSFFVIYAGTVATLAIGFANGVAGLVAIHPYAKHALAGGVVVLTSAVNALGVRAGATVNNVTAVIKVLALAGLVIAGPLVLGHAAVAAAPPAASTEAPTLSFGVALSPVLFTYLGWNASVYVASEIRDVERTLPRSLFLGLGVCTVIYLLINATYATTLPMTRLAGENAVGRATALALFGERGGTFLSVLILCSVLGALNANTLVGPRIAYAMARDGLMFRQAGRVHAPSGAPRVAIAVQGATALVLVFGLRSFLRVLDYTTFAIVLATIADTLALYMLRVRKPLLPRPYKAWGYPVIPLLYVGANVAIAASLVRGRPQECAIGLGILLAGLPFYFLFSRASRARRRREGAPGGGPPAP
- a CDS encoding tetratricopeptide repeat protein, with translation MNPTIDILRGELERLFSLEEMTTMSGELLGLPPDDVGGASAKGSFARALTERCVAGERIEALVDVLRVQRRDVDPRVFDIAALLRTEEVTTGRQIGEFTVQKKLGESDLSSVYVALRAGESYTLKVLRREAARDLRAVHRFLTANRLVAALTHAGLPVGLEAGELEEGVFYVAYRHVEGAPLAHRFSRMGASHVGELKPMLKNLLEPLAVLHKAQLSHGDLKLENVLLAHDGRVVLIDFGTDRLRHRGSGQNGKQIAVIGSPRTIAPEIVRGKYADAKADVYAFGAMMYELISGKPVFEADTLADAAFAHLATEPAPPSTKAPRGWVSRDVDAFVLSLLHKDPARRPKDAMALLEALEATGRASVSVRPAASMAPEKVDELLAKLAESPTDAEVGMAVETAIDQGADATRVAEAFLAAADSVAPDTDEARESKKALLFRAARSFDHGADKARAEAAYAAVLEVDPGDDTAFSALEGLRKALGKYEELVEMLLERSQTAPPGEARGHALAEIGRLYAGELADIDQSLVAFAQALCEVPSDDEIASEIERLAGTKQELWTEALDAITEAIKNPETGASDRNVLLVRAARWYELKLGRADLALLAYQQVLSQEPSNDSAAEGLTNIYRRAQQWPELTALLIARADSATSTPKSRDLRVEAAELLETKLSDTKRASDIFSAVLADDPGHVRASDALGRIAERTGDFQTFVRILAARAEARRGRDKAEALCKVAEVYEDHLSNLPEATRQFEAVLALDPTSLTALKGLDRIFSRTGRYRELLDVLERQIHVAATPRQKINILERMSALHDEEFLDHAKAAECLEDILLIDGTNDGALTALARHYRALDKWERVVGIYEKHAASTTDQARKVEILVAKARTLAEQVGSPERATKVYEAALALKPDHAGALEAIAHLRELSGDAHAALSAIETLAIKADTPEARAEQWMRAGRLLEARGDKDGAIERYKLALQANPKDAGAASNLRKAYTERGDTKSVVDLIEKELQFAEGNLAKARLHSELAKVLMSQGPRGKDDASAAAKKAVELDGSNAEALLVLGDLAFDGDRMLEASKLYESLVTRTQVLSREEAVRVLVRFIEAFGKTNRPAQASRPSIPPPATGEAGSLSSIKSVAPPSMTNPRLLSAIEALKAQAQGEVEPLSRAATALFEYGDPQSAYQMHEDLLSRYGHKLVGTERAEALYHLGESARRSGDLTAAEAPLREAADLDPSNPRPSRALAKLFDAQENWTEAVAVRRRRVEVALGTERFDLLLEIGDIQFQKLQDRGSAQKNYVAALEERPDDRKLLTKLMQLYSEEQNWEKLIDVVTRLADFVDDAKQRAKYMHTAATIARRQVKNLDQAIEFFERALKFDPGVAKAAEELVELYREKGDHVHVERMLKSQLDAAKDAADRGAIVRILDELGRLYHEHLNEPELAIDAFEAAQAFDPDDKTRGERLAELYASDPAQYLDKAVRAQSQILRKNPYRVESYKLLRKLFTDSKKPDPAWCLCQALAVLKLAEPDEERFFKKHRAENAAAAQAALGEDDWGHLTHGDLDPLLTRIFTLIQPTIIRARTQTLEALGYDPRYAIDTSLHPYPISQTLFYVQGVLGLAPATVFQNPNDPSTLGFVHAQTPAVLLGRAAFELNAPTQVLAFLAGRHLTYLRAGFYVRQLVPTGTGLKAWLFAAIKLVVPQFPVTPDLQAQVEECLAAINQDFHGAQRDVLGSVVSKLLQAGGALDLKRWVAAVDYTADRAGFLLAHDLQVSAETLRMNEEGASVPVKERMKELVLFSTSEDYFALRQRLSIAIDS